A segment of the Cenarchaeum symbiosum A genome:
TGCTATGTCCTCTCTGATCACGGGGACGCCGTAAATCTCCGAGGCCCTCCTGCTGGCTATGCATGCGAGATCCACACTGTCCATTTTTTTTATCATGGGTACGCTGCCCGCCGTGTCATAGGTGGGGACCGTCCTCATTCCTTCTTTTTGGATAAAGCGCCTGCACTGGCCCAGGGCCTGGGGGTGGGAGTAGACGGTGGTTATCTTTCCGGGGGCGCCGGTCCCTATCAGGCAGTGCTCTATCCTGTGGTATATCTCGCCTACTGCTATTAGTTTTGTAGAGTATAACAGGTCGCTGCTCTCGCCTACAGACCCCTCGATCGAGTTCTCTATGGGGAGTACCGAATAGTCGGTCGTGCCGCGTACCGTGCTGTCGAGCACGTCTGCAAAGCTCTGGCAGGGGATGGTCTCTATGTTTTCAAAGAATGATACTGCTGCGCCCTCGCTGTACGCGCCCCGCTCGCCCTGGAACGCGACGCGGGTGCTCTTAGACACCGGGGCTTAGCAGCTTTTCGTTTCCAAAGTCAGAGGAGAGCTTTCTCTCGTCGACCCAGCCGCACTCGGTGCACTTTATGTTATAGTCCCGCTCCGGGGCATCCCAGCTGCGCCGCCGATCAAAGCCGCGCCCGCCGTCGCGGCCCTCGCGCCGCCTATCGCCAAAGTCCCCGCGTCTCCTGTCACCGGAGTCTTCCCGGTCACGCCTTCTATCTGCAAAATCATCCCTGTCGCGCCTTCTATCCCCGAAGCTGTCACCGCGCCGCCTATCACCAGAGTCCTCCCGGTCACGCCGCCTGTCCGCAAAATCATCCCTGTCGCGCCTTCTATCGCCAAAGTCCCCGCGCCTTCTATCACCGTCTTCCCTGTCGCGCCTTCTATCTGCAAAGTCATCCCTGTCGCGCCGCCTATCCCCGAAGCTGTCTCCGCGCCTCCTGTCAAAGTCGCGCCCGCCGTCACGGCGGTCGCCGCGGTCGTCCCTGCGGCCCTTTTTCAGGCCGTCGTGGTTCCGTATTACATCCTTGCCGCACTTTCTGCACTTTGTGAACAGGACGCCGAGGCTGGGATCGTTCATGCCCGCGTGTATGTCGCCGTTGATGCGCTTTATGATCTTGAGGACCACTATGTCGTTGACCAGGGTCACGGTGCTCTTGCGGATGTTTCTCGTCGAGCACATGCACTCGATGCCGGACGTGATGGGTCTGCCGTTGATGAGCTTCATGGATACGGCAAACCTGTGCGTCATGACTGCTGCGACCGAGCCTATTATGGTGTCGCCCGCGTCGGGAATGGGCAGCAATCTGGGGACCTTTATGTTGGCGACGCGGCTGCTCTTGTCGAACTCGGCCGTGCCGACCCCTGCGGCGCGCACCTTGTCCCCGTCGTCAAAGGCGTTTTTGCCCGCTTCATACTCCTCTATGGAGGCTATCACGTCCCCTGGAATGGTAAATGAATCGGGCATTATACGGAGGCCCCGGGTTGGAATTATAACTCTTTGTGGGGGATCTGCGGGAGCTTGCCCCTGCCGGCATGCTTTCCGCTTTCGGGCATGGATTTTATGGTTTTTCGAGGCTGATAACATGCACTGAAATCTGATCAGCAAAACTGCCGCATGGGGGCAGTCCGGTCCGACTCCCGCATTGTTCGCTAAAGTTATGCGATTCAGCAGCTGGTGCCAGCCGGCCCAGCCAAGGGGAATGGCCTACCCGTCATTGTATGACTAAATGCTCCATGTTCCCCCCTCCGGTACCCAACACTTGTGATCGCCATGCCGGCATTGCACCGTCTCTCGTATAGGGCATTCTATCTGGATATGGCGTTGACAAGGCGGCATAGATCTGTATGGGATCGTGCAACATCTAGGTTTTAAGTCGATTTTATATCGTCTAGTGCGGGACGGGCTAGTCAAAGTACGGGAATAGTTGGGTTAGAATAATAAACAATGTCAATTTATATGTAAAACCCCTCTCATGGCAATCTATGCCTTTCAATACAAAAGAAATATATCAAAAATTCATGGAAGAACAAATTAAAAAACTAACCGAAGCAGTAGTCGAACTTCCTACCGGTGAAGATGCTGAAAAAACCAGATCATATCGTGATCGTATCAATGAAATAAGGCAAGACATCTATGATTCAACCAGCATATACATACGATCTATAGAGAAAGAATAGAGTATTTTGTCTGGCAACAGAGCAATTTTTATTTTTTAAATACTATCATACAGTAATGCACATGCTTCACCCAAGTATTCAAAAGCCAGGTAATGCCTAGCCTATGCTTGAAATGTGTGCTTATGTGAGAGCACATACTGGTTATCATCCCCCGCGCAGGGCAACCATGACATATTGGCAGGCAGACTATGTTTATCCCGGCTATGGAGGACTTGTGGGTCGTTGGACGGGATAAGCTGCATGCGCCGGATGAGCCCCGCAAGCTGGGTGTGGGCGTCAGACCGCCGGATGACAAAATACGGTGATCTGATTATACGCTACTGGGCCCAGGATGGGCCCGCATGCAGAAGAACCATGCATTCCAAAAGCGATATTAGATGTGCAATGTGCAGCACCGCCGTGAGGGCTTTAGTCTACGACAGGTATGCGGAGGAGAACGACTTTGCGTCCATACTGGACATAAAGGATATCGACGAGCCAGAGCC
Coding sequences within it:
- a CDS encoding chorismate mutase/prephenate dehydratase (COG0077), whose protein sequence is MLDSTVRGTTDYSVLPIENSIEGSVGESSDLLYSTKLIAVGEIYHRIEHCLIGTGAPGKITTVYSHPQALGQCRRFIQKEGMRTVPTYDTAGSVPMIKKMDSVDLACIASRRASEIYGVPVIREDIADDPNNHTRFLVLGDKACPPSKKDKTSIIFSIRHEPGALHRITAAFGRAAVNLTKIESRPRSGSPWEYNFYVDFEGSAADPGIAGVLEEAGRNTSFFKVLGSYPMAVPG